Proteins from one Planctomyces sp. SH-PL62 genomic window:
- a CDS encoding efflux RND transporter permease subunit produces MVRAIISWSLHNRLIVLLGVAALIAAGIHAALNLDVEAYPDPTPPLVEIITQNPGASPEEMERLVGIPLETALNGMKGLKYLRSTSLAGLNDIKCIFEYGTDYWAARQEVINRLSFVGSLPDGVTPALSPWSPTGEIVRYVLEGDRYTLNQLKAVQDWVLERTLKTVPGVIDVTGFGGTVKQYQILVDPRLLRQYEVSMEQVEDAINGSNANVGGDVLMLGSQAHNVRAVGLLGKGVDPLDPENAHRSFEIEIEKLEDLNRVVVTSRNGEPVYLRQVATSVVGSRPRLGVVGRGEEDDVVEGIVLMRKGEQALPTAEAVRRKFEELEQEKILPEGMKVRVFNQRTDLVHVTTHNVLHNLVVGMILVVAVLFIFLGDLASAAIVAIMIPLALLFSITVLYYRHESANLLSIGAVDFGIIVDSSVIIVENIYRHLTAHGADRSRPLIDRIIDASNEIEHALFFSTTIIVCAFIPLFAMSGPEGALFGPMANTYAFAILGALMLALTLAPVLCSFCFKNKESEEDTLVDRLMKKRYLHNLDRVLNHRILTMVVMGGMMVGTAMMIPTLGGEFMPQLEEGNLWIRAILPRTVSLETAAQMAPKLRAVIAETPEVRGVMSHVGRPDDGTDVTSYFNVEFNVPLKPMEQWRPGMTREKLEDEMAVRFRTFPGVNFNFSQLIRDNVEEALSGVKGSNSVKLFGNDMHTLEEAGQRVVNVLNSVPGIEDVGLFHIVGQPNLEIQIDRIACARHGINISEVEKAVQVAIGGRAFSRMVEGEKLYDIILRLPPSLRDDPDVISRIMIDVPGRGEATSYRVPLAQLAAIHAHKPGASYIYRENNRRYIPIKFSVRGRDLASAVAEAQRKVQHPTAGADLPRGYSLVWSGEFDQMQQANARLMWIVPLAIGLIMILLYMAFNSVKDALLVMANVVAATMGGIWALKLTSTPFSISAAVGFISIFGVAVQDGVLLISYFNQMRGAGLPVRRAIMHGAELRVRPVVMTSLTAALGLLPAAMAHSIGSQAQKPLAIVVVGGMLTTLFLTRYLMPVLYSFFPGPLGHRSSHEAEVMIEGSHYTEEILKEDESEPLPEADDA; encoded by the coding sequence ATGGTACGCGCGATCATCTCCTGGAGCCTCCACAACCGCCTGATCGTGCTGCTGGGGGTGGCGGCCCTGATTGCGGCGGGGATCCACGCGGCGCTCAATCTGGACGTCGAGGCGTATCCCGATCCGACGCCCCCGCTGGTCGAGATCATCACACAGAACCCCGGCGCCAGCCCCGAGGAGATGGAGCGGCTGGTGGGCATCCCGCTGGAGACGGCGCTCAACGGGATGAAGGGGCTGAAGTACCTGCGGAGCACGTCGCTGGCGGGCCTGAACGACATCAAGTGCATCTTCGAGTACGGGACCGACTACTGGGCGGCCCGCCAGGAGGTGATCAACCGGCTGTCGTTCGTCGGCTCCCTCCCCGACGGCGTGACGCCCGCGCTCTCCCCCTGGAGCCCGACCGGCGAGATCGTCCGCTACGTCCTGGAGGGGGACCGCTACACGCTCAACCAGCTGAAGGCGGTCCAGGACTGGGTGCTGGAGCGGACGCTGAAGACCGTGCCGGGGGTGATCGACGTCACGGGCTTCGGCGGCACGGTGAAGCAGTATCAGATCCTCGTCGACCCTCGGCTGCTGCGGCAGTACGAGGTGTCGATGGAGCAAGTCGAGGACGCGATCAACGGCTCGAACGCCAACGTCGGCGGCGACGTCCTGATGCTGGGGAGCCAGGCGCACAACGTGCGGGCGGTCGGCCTGCTGGGCAAGGGGGTCGACCCGCTCGATCCCGAGAACGCCCATCGCTCCTTCGAGATCGAGATCGAGAAGCTGGAGGACCTGAACCGGGTGGTCGTCACCTCGCGCAACGGCGAGCCGGTCTACCTGCGGCAGGTGGCGACGAGCGTAGTCGGCTCGCGGCCCCGCCTGGGGGTCGTCGGCCGAGGGGAGGAGGACGACGTCGTCGAGGGCATCGTCCTGATGCGCAAGGGCGAGCAGGCGCTGCCGACGGCCGAGGCCGTGCGCCGGAAGTTCGAGGAGCTTGAGCAGGAGAAGATCCTCCCGGAAGGGATGAAGGTCCGGGTCTTCAACCAGCGGACCGACCTGGTCCACGTCACGACCCACAACGTGCTGCACAACCTGGTGGTCGGCATGATCCTGGTCGTGGCGGTCCTCTTCATCTTCCTGGGCGACCTCGCCAGCGCGGCGATCGTGGCGATCATGATCCCGCTGGCCTTGCTGTTCTCGATCACCGTGCTGTACTACCGCCACGAGTCGGCCAACCTGCTCTCGATCGGGGCGGTCGACTTCGGGATCATCGTGGACAGCTCAGTCATCATCGTCGAGAACATCTACCGCCATCTGACGGCCCACGGGGCCGACCGCTCGCGACCCCTGATCGACCGGATCATCGACGCCTCCAATGAGATCGAGCACGCGCTCTTTTTCTCGACGACCATCATCGTCTGCGCGTTCATCCCGCTCTTCGCCATGTCCGGCCCGGAAGGGGCGCTCTTCGGCCCGATGGCGAACACCTACGCGTTCGCCATCCTCGGCGCTCTCATGCTGGCCCTGACCCTCGCCCCCGTGCTCTGCTCGTTCTGCTTCAAGAACAAGGAGTCGGAGGAGGACACGCTGGTCGACCGCCTGATGAAGAAGCGATACCTGCACAACCTGGACCGGGTGCTGAACCACCGGATCCTGACGATGGTCGTAATGGGCGGGATGATGGTCGGCACGGCGATGATGATCCCCACGCTGGGGGGCGAGTTCATGCCCCAGCTCGAGGAGGGGAACCTCTGGATCCGCGCCATCCTCCCCCGGACCGTTTCGCTGGAGACCGCGGCGCAGATGGCGCCGAAGCTCCGGGCCGTGATCGCCGAGACCCCGGAAGTGCGGGGCGTGATGTCGCACGTCGGCCGGCCCGACGACGGCACCGACGTCACCTCGTACTTCAACGTCGAGTTCAACGTCCCCCTCAAGCCGATGGAGCAATGGCGGCCGGGGATGACGCGCGAGAAGCTCGAAGACGAGATGGCGGTGCGGTTCCGGACGTTCCCGGGCGTCAATTTCAACTTCTCGCAGCTCATCCGCGACAACGTCGAGGAGGCCCTCTCCGGCGTCAAGGGCTCGAACTCGGTCAAGCTCTTCGGCAACGACATGCACACCCTGGAAGAGGCCGGGCAGCGGGTCGTCAACGTCCTGAACAGCGTCCCGGGGATCGAGGACGTGGGCCTGTTCCACATCGTCGGCCAGCCCAACCTGGAGATCCAGATCGATCGGATCGCCTGCGCCCGCCACGGCATCAACATCTCGGAGGTCGAGAAGGCCGTGCAGGTCGCCATCGGCGGGCGGGCCTTCTCGCGGATGGTCGAGGGGGAGAAGCTCTACGACATCATCCTCCGGCTCCCCCCCTCGCTCCGCGACGACCCGGACGTCATCAGCCGGATCATGATCGACGTCCCCGGCCGCGGCGAGGCGACGAGCTATCGCGTCCCGTTGGCCCAGCTCGCCGCGATCCACGCGCACAAGCCCGGCGCGTCGTACATCTACCGCGAGAACAACCGCCGGTACATCCCCATCAAGTTCAGCGTCCGGGGCCGCGACCTGGCCTCGGCCGTCGCCGAGGCCCAGCGCAAGGTCCAGCACCCCACCGCCGGCGCCGACCTCCCGCGCGGCTACTCGCTCGTCTGGTCGGGCGAGTTCGACCAGATGCAGCAGGCCAACGCCCGCCTGATGTGGATCGTGCCCCTGGCCATCGGCCTGATCATGATCCTCCTCTACATGGCCTTCAACTCGGTAAAGGACGCCCTGCTGGTGATGGCCAACGTCGTCGCGGCGACCATGGGGGGGATCTGGGCGCTGAAGCTCACGTCGACGCCGTTCTCGATCTCGGCGGCCGTGGGCTTCATCTCCATCTTCGGCGTGGCCGTGCAGGACGGCGTGCTCCTGATCTCCTACTTCAACCAGATGCGGGGGGCCGGCCTGCCGGTCCGTCGCGCGATCATGCACGGGGCCGAGCTGCGAGTCCGGCCGGTCGTCATGACCTCGCTCACCGCGGCCCTCGGGCTCCTGCCGGCGGCGATGGCCCACTCGATCGGCTCGCAGGCCCAGAAGCCGCTGGCGATCGTCGTCGTCGGCGGTATGCTCACGACCCTCTTCCTCACCCGCTACCTGATGCCCGTCCTCTACAGCTTCTTCCCCGGCCCCCTCGGCCACCGCTCCAGCCACGAGGCCGAAGTCATGATCGAGGGCTCCCACTACACCGAAGAGATTCTCAAGGAAGACGAGAGCGAGCCCCTCCCCGAAGCCGACGACGCCTGA
- a CDS encoding sigma-54-dependent transcriptional regulator → MDRRILVVEDSELYCQQLGQILSGPGRDVTIVRNGTAALELLVEKSFSLVVTDLNLPDVNGLDLIREIRSRDLPATIIVISGEASVESAVEAIQLGAYDFVLKPIDSDLFQHQVEKALKDRLLVDEIADLNTRLRRRYAYHNMLGRSRRMAEVFAKVERVGSSSCTVLITGETGTGKELVAQAVHQSDVARRGGPLVAVNCAALPEHLLESELFGHERGAFTGADRQKIGRFEAAAGGVLFLDEIGEMPMGMQAKLLRVLQDGRFERVGGTEPIQADCRVLAATNVDLAEAVAQGRFRSDLFYRLNVVAIESPPLRERLDDVPLLVHHFLHKMEERGLPVKTMSRAALSRLLRYDWPGNVRELEHVIELMVVTTHGPVIEPENLPAEIVPQREEPFSLDFDHFRPLQELTEEFTQRIEKAYLARVLEKYRGRIDQCAQHCGLSRRSISEKLRRYQIDKTDFKPANRRSRKPAPASSPFAAAFDLA, encoded by the coding sequence ATGGATCGACGCATTCTCGTCGTGGAAGACAGCGAGCTCTACTGCCAGCAGCTCGGCCAGATCCTGTCAGGCCCAGGTCGCGACGTGACCATCGTCCGCAACGGCACCGCGGCCCTGGAGCTGCTCGTCGAGAAGTCGTTCTCGCTGGTCGTGACCGACCTGAACCTTCCCGACGTCAACGGGCTCGACCTGATCCGCGAGATCCGCTCGCGCGACCTGCCGGCGACCATCATCGTCATCAGCGGCGAGGCCAGCGTCGAATCGGCCGTCGAGGCGATCCAGCTGGGCGCGTACGACTTCGTGCTCAAGCCGATCGACTCGGACCTGTTCCAGCATCAGGTCGAGAAGGCGCTGAAGGATCGACTCCTGGTCGACGAGATCGCCGACCTCAACACCCGGCTCCGGCGCCGCTACGCCTACCACAACATGCTGGGGCGGAGTCGACGGATGGCCGAGGTCTTCGCCAAGGTCGAGCGGGTCGGCTCGTCCTCGTGCACCGTCCTGATCACCGGCGAGACCGGAACCGGCAAGGAGCTGGTCGCCCAGGCCGTCCACCAGAGCGACGTGGCCCGTCGCGGCGGCCCGCTGGTCGCCGTCAACTGCGCGGCGCTGCCGGAGCACCTGCTGGAGAGCGAGCTGTTCGGCCATGAGCGGGGGGCCTTCACCGGAGCCGACCGCCAGAAGATCGGCCGGTTCGAGGCCGCCGCCGGCGGGGTCCTGTTCCTGGACGAGATCGGCGAGATGCCGATGGGCATGCAGGCCAAGCTCCTCCGCGTGCTCCAGGACGGCCGCTTCGAGCGCGTGGGGGGGACCGAGCCGATCCAGGCCGACTGCCGCGTGCTGGCCGCCACCAATGTCGACCTGGCCGAGGCCGTCGCCCAGGGGCGGTTCCGCAGCGACCTGTTCTATCGGCTCAACGTCGTCGCCATCGAATCGCCGCCGCTCCGCGAACGGCTCGACGACGTCCCGCTCCTGGTCCATCACTTCCTCCACAAGATGGAAGAACGCGGCCTGCCGGTCAAGACGATGTCGCGGGCCGCGCTCTCGCGGCTGCTCCGCTACGACTGGCCCGGCAACGTCCGGGAGCTGGAGCACGTCATCGAGCTGATGGTCGTCACCACCCACGGCCCGGTGATCGAGCCCGAGAACCTCCCCGCCGAGATCGTCCCCCAGCGCGAGGAGCCCTTCAGCCTGGACTTCGACCACTTCCGGCCGCTCCAGGAGCTGACCGAGGAGTTCACCCAGCGCATCGAGAAGGCCTACCTCGCCCGGGTCCTGGAGAAGTATCGGGGCCGCATCGACCAGTGCGCCCAGCACTGCGGCCTCTCGCGCCGGAGCATCAGCGAGAAGCTCCGCCGCTACCAGATCGACAAGACCGACTTCAAGCCCGCCAACCGCCGCAGCCGCAAGCCCGCGCCGGCCTCCTCCCCGTTCGCCGCGGCGTTCGACCTGGCCTGA
- a CDS encoding DUF5076 domain-containing protein: protein MSAPTGPLPPPAHVALDPRAVEIARVWITSEGQRASLAATLWDDPAAWGLMLVDLARQVAEAYAKEQGVEPEQALARIREGFDAEWDHPTDAADE from the coding sequence ATGTCCGCCCCGACCGGCCCCCTGCCCCCGCCCGCCCACGTCGCGCTCGACCCCCGAGCGGTCGAGATCGCGCGGGTCTGGATCACCTCCGAGGGCCAGCGCGCCAGCCTGGCGGCGACGCTCTGGGACGACCCGGCGGCCTGGGGCCTGATGCTCGTCGACCTGGCGCGGCAGGTCGCGGAAGCCTACGCGAAGGAGCAAGGCGTCGAGCCCGAACAGGCCCTCGCGCGGATCCGCGAAGGGTTCGACGCCGAGTGGGACCACCCGACCGACGCCGCCGACGAGTGA
- a CDS encoding FAD-dependent oxidoreductase → MMKKRRGLLSGLVVGLALILPGPSVPARGAEATFDVVVVGATPGGIMAGVAAARAGRSAAILERGEHVGGLPANGLGATDIGTRGATGGLFLEFVGRVKRHYVETYGVDSKQVRDCSDGYHFEPRVAEAVFEALLAERRDRLAVFRNRQFDAEPENVDLEDGRVVAIRVRDRASCSVETYRAQVFIDATYEGDLAAAAGCEYRVGREGRDEFGEAMAGRLYKPWGADPAPGSTGQADNAIQAFNYRLCLTRNPEDRAEVARPERYDRAEYLSLADDIREGRTTAPADARGPKPTALAWDSIGRIFNPVATPNGKVDANNQHWNFLSSDLPEENWPWPTSGWDWRDRFAARLRDYTLGLLYFAQNDPSLPEDFRARCREWGLAKSEFADNGHFPRQVYVREGRRIVGDFWFTAKDAIPTTPGGRPPIHADSITASHYALDSHAVRKREPGRAHLDGFFSSPSRPYTIPYGVIVPKGVDGVLTPVPVSGTHVGFSTLRMEPCWMALGEAAGEAAALAVESGVAPRKVPADALQDRLLRHGAVLMFFRDAKPGDPHFEAVQRLALLGYLGADAWLARPDQKPTEVEARDWLGRSGLAGTTVEQALDLTRGELLARIWESLR, encoded by the coding sequence ATGATGAAGAAACGACGCGGTCTCCTTTCCGGCCTGGTCGTCGGGCTCGCCCTGATCCTTCCCGGCCCGAGCGTCCCCGCTCGCGGGGCCGAGGCGACGTTCGACGTGGTGGTCGTCGGCGCGACGCCCGGCGGGATCATGGCGGGGGTCGCGGCGGCGAGGGCCGGGCGGTCGGCCGCGATCCTGGAGCGCGGGGAGCACGTCGGCGGGCTGCCGGCGAACGGCCTCGGCGCGACCGACATCGGGACCCGAGGCGCGACCGGCGGCCTGTTCCTGGAGTTCGTCGGCCGGGTGAAGCGGCATTACGTCGAGACCTACGGGGTCGACTCGAAGCAGGTCCGCGACTGCTCCGACGGCTACCACTTCGAGCCCCGCGTGGCCGAGGCGGTCTTCGAAGCCCTGCTCGCCGAGCGCCGGGACCGGCTGGCCGTCTTCCGCAACCGCCAGTTCGACGCCGAGCCGGAGAACGTCGACCTGGAGGACGGTCGGGTCGTCGCGATCCGGGTCCGCGATCGGGCGTCGTGCTCCGTCGAGACCTACCGGGCGCAGGTCTTCATCGACGCCACCTATGAGGGGGACCTCGCCGCGGCGGCCGGCTGCGAGTACCGCGTCGGTCGCGAAGGCCGCGACGAGTTCGGCGAGGCGATGGCCGGCCGGCTCTACAAGCCCTGGGGGGCCGACCCGGCGCCCGGCTCGACGGGGCAGGCCGACAACGCCATCCAGGCGTTCAACTACCGGCTCTGCCTGACGAGGAACCCCGAGGACCGCGCGGAGGTCGCCAGGCCGGAGCGTTACGATCGGGCCGAGTACCTCTCGCTGGCCGACGACATCCGCGAGGGCCGAACCACGGCCCCCGCCGACGCCAGGGGGCCGAAGCCGACGGCCCTGGCCTGGGACTCCATCGGCCGGATCTTCAACCCCGTCGCCACCCCCAACGGCAAGGTCGACGCCAACAACCAGCACTGGAACTTCCTCTCGTCCGACCTCCCCGAGGAGAACTGGCCCTGGCCCACCTCCGGCTGGGACTGGCGCGACCGCTTCGCGGCCCGCCTGCGCGACTACACGCTGGGCCTTCTCTATTTCGCGCAGAACGACCCGTCGCTCCCGGAGGACTTCCGCGCCCGCTGCCGCGAATGGGGCCTCGCGAAAAGCGAGTTCGCCGACAACGGCCACTTCCCGCGCCAGGTGTACGTCCGGGAGGGGAGGCGGATCGTCGGCGACTTCTGGTTCACGGCGAAGGACGCGATCCCGACCACGCCGGGCGGCCGACCGCCGATCCACGCCGACAGCATCACCGCGAGCCACTACGCGCTCGACTCGCACGCCGTCCGCAAGCGCGAGCCCGGCCGGGCGCATCTCGACGGCTTCTTCAGCTCGCCGAGCCGTCCCTACACCATCCCTTACGGCGTGATCGTGCCGAAGGGGGTCGACGGCGTGTTGACCCCGGTCCCGGTCTCGGGGACGCACGTCGGCTTCAGCACCCTGCGGATGGAGCCCTGCTGGATGGCCCTCGGCGAAGCGGCCGGCGAGGCGGCGGCGCTGGCGGTCGAGTCGGGCGTCGCCCCCCGCAAGGTGCCCGCCGACGCCCTCCAGGATCGCCTTCTCAGGCATGGCGCGGTGCTCATGTTCTTCCGCGACGCGAAGCCCGGCGACCCCCATTTCGAGGCCGTCCAGCGGCTCGCGCTCCTCGGCTATCTCGGCGCCGACGCCTGGCTCGCGCGGCCCGACCAGAAGCCGACGGAGGTCGAGGCCCGCGACTGGCTGGGGCGATCGGGGCTGGCGGGGACCACCGTGGAACAGGCGCTCGACCTGACGCGCGGGGAGCTGCTGGCGAGGATCTGGGAGTCGCTCCGTTGA
- a CDS encoding DUF1559 domain-containing protein, with protein MFRQTRISDDPPRKPRRGFTLIELLVVIAIIAVLIALLLPAVQSAREAARRMQCTNNLKQINLALHNYVDVVGSYPYAGGFGTGGKGWGWLPMILPQLEQTSLYNAINFMDSCDCSSMSTVRRIVINAFFCPSDPNTGQLHNDRTTPGVACFGGDSTRDNVAANRQNGMLNNYTGSYGDGYNNNPANPYDTAGAGLRYGCGGCNASGSAAETPAADCMSPTGAYGSGANHRGLFDYRSVSGAVSMSSITDGLSNTFSLGEVASVVRSQSSVWYSSTGSTNGTCLPMNWTLQKCLRDPTYANANSWSGRGFSSFHSGGSNFGMADGSVRYVKQSVDQRTYNALGSRRGGEITSSDAY; from the coding sequence ATGTTTCGCCAGACTCGGATCTCGGACGATCCCCCCCGGAAGCCCCGTCGCGGCTTCACCCTCATCGAGCTTCTGGTGGTGATCGCGATCATCGCGGTCCTGATCGCCCTGCTCCTGCCCGCCGTGCAATCGGCGCGCGAGGCCGCGCGACGGATGCAGTGCACGAACAACCTGAAGCAGATCAACCTCGCCTTGCACAACTACGTGGACGTGGTGGGGAGCTACCCCTACGCGGGCGGGTTCGGCACCGGCGGCAAGGGCTGGGGCTGGCTGCCGATGATCCTGCCGCAGCTCGAGCAGACCTCGCTCTACAATGCCATCAACTTCATGGACAGCTGCGACTGCTCGTCGATGTCGACGGTCCGCCGGATCGTGATCAACGCGTTCTTCTGCCCCAGCGACCCGAACACGGGCCAGTTGCACAACGACCGCACCACGCCGGGCGTCGCCTGCTTCGGCGGCGATTCGACGCGCGACAACGTGGCCGCCAATCGCCAGAACGGCATGCTCAACAACTACACGGGCAGCTACGGCGACGGCTACAACAACAACCCGGCGAACCCCTACGACACGGCCGGCGCGGGCCTCCGCTACGGCTGCGGCGGCTGCAACGCCTCGGGCTCCGCGGCCGAGACCCCGGCGGCCGACTGCATGTCCCCCACCGGCGCCTACGGCTCGGGCGCGAACCATCGCGGCCTGTTCGACTACCGGAGCGTGTCGGGGGCCGTCTCCATGTCCTCGATCACCGACGGACTCAGCAACACCTTCTCGCTGGGCGAGGTCGCCTCGGTCGTCCGCTCCCAGAGCTCGGTCTGGTACTCGAGCACCGGCTCCACCAACGGCACCTGCCTGCCGATGAACTGGACCCTCCAGAAGTGCCTCCGCGACCCGACCTACGCCAACGCCAACAGCTGGTCCGGGCGCGGCTTCTCCAGCTTCCACTCCGGCGGGTCGAACTTCGGCATGGCCGACGGCTCGGTCCGCTACGTCAAGCAGTCGGTCGACCAGCGGACCTATAACGCGCTCGGGAGCCGCCGGGGCGGCGAGATCACCAGCTCCGACGCCTATTGA
- a CDS encoding carboxypeptidase regulatory-like domain-containing protein, whose translation MPRPHPIGKLLTASSAGLALALALAMAPGLAGCGGEPGLVKVTGRVTYKGRPVSKGQVYFTPEKGGRAADSALDSDGNYRLGTFDLGDGAYAGSYQVSVVSRGEDKAPPTGKRAKAVMEEDMQGTGEPLIPRRYFSPESSNLKAEVAADRSSNFDFELTD comes from the coding sequence ATGCCACGTCCACATCCGATTGGAAAGCTGCTGACGGCCTCGTCGGCCGGCCTCGCCCTGGCCCTCGCGCTCGCGATGGCGCCGGGACTGGCCGGCTGCGGCGGTGAGCCGGGCCTGGTGAAGGTCACCGGCCGGGTCACGTACAAGGGCCGGCCGGTCTCCAAGGGCCAGGTCTATTTCACCCCCGAAAAGGGGGGCCGCGCCGCCGACTCGGCCCTCGACTCCGACGGCAACTACCGCCTGGGGACCTTCGACCTGGGCGACGGCGCCTACGCCGGGTCGTACCAGGTCTCCGTCGTCTCGCGGGGCGAGGACAAGGCCCCTCCCACCGGCAAGCGAGCCAAGGCCGTGATGGAAGAAGACATGCAGGGGACGGGCGAACCGCTCATCCCCCGCAGGTATTTCTCCCCGGAATCCTCGAACCTCAAGGCCGAGGTCGCCGCCGACCGGTCGAGCAACTTCGACTTCGAGTTGACCGACTGA
- a CDS encoding alpha/beta hydrolase: MGSTRRSRNPLLLLATLWSIALPARGEAPPDYPDHGNLLVVRDAEGGQRPVESTADWEVRRGHILAHLQEVMGPLPGPERLAPLDWKVLAEFPEEGYVRKKVEFQAEPGDRVPAWLLIPDAPEDGEAPKRPAMLALHQTVAIGKDEPAGLGGKPDLWYARELAQRGYVVIAPDYPNFGEYHRDVYKMGYASASMKAIWNNKRAVDLLASLSEVDPERIGVIGHSLGGHNAIFTAAFEPRLKVVVSSCGFNAFPYYYKGDVAGWSHKGYMPRLREVYGLDLKRIPFDFPELIGALAPRPFFTCSPLHDANFDVDGVRVCLRAARPIYALYRAEDDLQAEFPDAEHSFEPGARMKAYEFLDQKLKAAR; encoded by the coding sequence ATGGGCTCGACCCGACGATCACGCAACCCGCTCCTGCTCCTGGCGACCCTCTGGTCGATCGCCCTTCCCGCGCGGGGGGAGGCCCCCCCGGACTACCCGGACCACGGGAACCTGCTGGTCGTCCGCGACGCGGAGGGGGGCCAGAGGCCCGTGGAGAGCACCGCCGATTGGGAGGTGCGCCGGGGCCACATCCTGGCCCACCTCCAGGAGGTCATGGGTCCGCTCCCCGGTCCCGAGCGGCTCGCCCCGCTGGACTGGAAGGTCCTCGCGGAGTTCCCGGAGGAGGGGTACGTCCGCAAGAAGGTCGAGTTCCAGGCCGAGCCCGGCGACCGGGTCCCGGCCTGGCTCCTGATCCCCGACGCCCCGGAGGACGGCGAGGCCCCGAAGCGGCCGGCGATGCTCGCCCTGCATCAGACCGTGGCGATCGGCAAGGACGAGCCGGCCGGCCTGGGCGGGAAGCCCGACCTCTGGTACGCCCGCGAGCTGGCCCAGAGGGGGTACGTCGTGATCGCCCCGGACTACCCCAACTTCGGCGAGTACCATCGCGACGTCTACAAGATGGGCTACGCCAGCGCCTCCATGAAGGCGATCTGGAACAACAAGCGGGCGGTGGACCTGCTCGCCTCGCTTTCCGAGGTCGACCCCGAGCGGATCGGCGTCATCGGCCATTCGCTGGGAGGACACAACGCCATCTTCACGGCGGCCTTCGAGCCCCGGCTCAAGGTCGTCGTCTCCTCGTGCGGGTTCAACGCCTTCCCCTATTACTATAAAGGGGACGTCGCCGGCTGGTCGCACAAGGGGTACATGCCCCGGCTCCGCGAGGTGTACGGCCTGGATCTCAAGCGGATTCCCTTCGACTTCCCCGAGCTGATCGGGGCGCTGGCCCCCCGGCCGTTCTTCACCTGCTCTCCCCTGCACGACGCCAACTTCGACGTCGACGGCGTCCGCGTCTGCCTCCGCGCCGCCCGGCCGATCTACGCCCTCTACCGCGCCGAGGACGACCTCCAGGCCGAATTCCCGGACGCGGAGCACTCGTTCGAGCCCGGCGCCCGGATGAAGGCGTACGAATTCCTCGATCAAAAGCTGAAGGCCGCGCGGTGA